The genomic region tagatattcggacctagaaattgatccacttggttggctatgcccactgggtcctcaactaaatgccccaactctttcttgaatcctctcacctcagaagcagttaggggagcattcacaaagccaacacctcccgctattcctcccataggaacctctctgaggggaaagagtttctctgccttggaggtcttagatctggtgctacagtaaggcccatcttcagatgccaagCTACTTTGAGGGTTCTCTGGGTTACCCTGAAtgttctgcccatcagcaggtgtatttgctgatagctgtttatcGGGTGAGGAgacatttgtgtcccaactaggaggaggtaaagggacagcaataggagggggagaagagcctgagtagatattaagcggagctggagaaggggtggagaatgcagcaggtggagtatGCACTCGTGgtggtgcagaaggaactggaggagatactgAGTTTGTCATAgctgaagctgaagaggtagaagaaggaatttgagcaggtggtaatgagatggcagccgggggaggaaccggacctgccatttgaggtgcttgaagaagaggattataaggtggaggggcagaaggaggcaaataatccagggggtcccattttttactagttctatcatcccctccttcattcccctctttcttcctctgtaccttacaaattcgcaccccttcatcctcaacagcactctttaaccagcaagccacatacagtaattgctcaggatcagtatcgcctcgagctgtcagataattatttaattgttggcacatccacttatcctttgtcccacaccaaggccatcctccttgcacctctaattctggccacacttccatacaataatggatcattttcactttatctaatccctccgtgGCCTCTATAAAATCCCATTTCACTAACAGTTCTCCTAAGGGACTACTGGGATGTATATACCTCAGTCTCTTGCCAGTCTTTTTACTACtacaacatcccatttttcaggtctcaataaaaaaaatcccaaaggtgcctctactgaccGGGAAACCCTTCTTTGAGgagccccagcctcctccactgaacttcaaatttctgcctgacgctcaggactttatactgaaacaactgcccaatctcttgattgcccaacttcccagcgtcaggtcttacatctatcgGGACTTAAACACACGAAGCCACGGCCTAAGAATCCGGGTCGTGCCTGAcaccctcagtcaggaaaaacaactgcctgattttttagtttgcctaacctgccaatttttaggcttcactgtatcaggacttaaaagcaaaccgcagcctccttcgctggggtttgtgcctgactccttctgtcaggacttactttgcctgcagggcttgtgaaacacccgaatccttctcgggactgacaaatcttactcgaatccttctcgagccttacaaaagtgcctgacctccctttgtcaggactttggGGTGCGTGCCACTCATACACAGTAATTCACTCCGCACGCCCGGAGTGGGGGGtccctttattcccccttgggAGACGACTCACTTGCGCTAATTCCACTCGCGTCCCCCTGTTCCTGGCCGCTTTTCTCGCGAAAAGCCGGAACCGCAGTACTGAGGGGTCCACTCTCGCTTCGAAGGTCCGGCTGCCGGCCctcgtctcactcacacacacatgcgcacgtctcccactcccgccaccggatttctcaccagtccaGTGCTCCGGTGCTCCTCTGCGTCGCTGTCCTGAGCCGGTCCCTCTGgtcctggtagccagctgtcctctgaagatccaagatggccagtcctgagtCCTCTTGCGGCGTGGCTATCCCGGACGagcccccagctgaaataaacaaagggccaggagacttcttctcctgtttaatgcctttattaaaagtgatcagctcaggattgggtagctcggcggggctgcagtctcccgtcgtctctcccagggcgactcagaggaggaggatatgcacagctctgtccaccaggggcagagctggggatcagatcctcttgggagcctttagggcttGATCCCATAAGATGTTGCTCGGTCCGGGTCTCCAGACCCCCCCAGTCCTGGCTCGGGGGATCTcgaggacagggtgaggaacgatgaaggtttcccgcatctctgcaggctcagcacttggttcctcacgtccagacatcactccagtctcttaactcttaggtggctcgttgtttttggggtttctccacgagtttggagatgggggtcccacaaagcattctggtcttgcgagtcactttgcataaccccccccaccttctcaggtatcttccctattctgagaaaggtaaaacttagccttgggcaaggtccccacccaggagaagggccattacctcgccccagccagggcttttactaatacaaagacaaccattaacgacaacgacccgtgattacaataacaaaacacacagaacttgggcagggccagtggtctggctgcctttttgaaactttttctcataaaaaatattaaccgagtttttgttcataacacctcccttcctcccttcctcccttcctcccttccgtTTTACCTTCTGTGCTGAGTAGAAAATACACCTTCCTTATTGCTCTCCTGCATCAGCTTCTGAAAGACCTGGACATAGCCCAGATGGATTATTCTCCTCTCAATAGCCAGGATGTGCTCCAGGTGGTCTTCTGCAGACAGAAGCTGTACAGGTTTTAACTCAACCTGTGCaaatggagagggaaaaaaatacagcaattcCGAATTTCACAATCGTAACAAAGCGCACTTTGAACTTAAAATGGCATCAGCATTTTCTACTTCTTCCTATCAGCTGTCCAAGATGACAAGTTTAATAATACAACTAACATGGGGTATAAAGTTCAAGAGATTCTGCATTATCCTTTCAGAATCATTCATTAAAACTCAATGACAAAGTGCTTTTAGCTTTTAAATACAAGCATCGATGAGAGCACACAGTGTTTAAGACAGTtctcatttaagaaaaaaaataaatgaaaaggacaggaaaatatGAACTTAATATGAAGGTTTGAGGATAGAAATTTTgaaccagaaaataaattcagttgCACCGGTCAGTGGTGTCAGTGCAAATTCCTGTGTATTTCAGTTCAATTACAAGCTGCATCCAAAACAAATGTagtaattttaagaaaattactACATTTGGGTAATTACACCACAGGTGAATAATCTGAACAATCACTTGTGAGATTTGTCTAGAAGGCCTAGCCTCAGAAGCATTAAAATAATGCACAAAGCAGCACACCACAGACAAATTCAACATTTTGTGTCTTGCAGTGCAGCCACTAATGTTTCTCAGCCTTTGCCTCTTGCCTCTAACCCTCTTCCAGATTCATTGCCTCCTTTCCAGCCCTTTTCAAGAGCTTCCTAGATTTTCCCACGTGGCCAAGTTAAAAAATTAAGATGGTGGTTATATTGACATTCTCTCTGTACAACCTTAGAAACAGTTGTTCAGAAAAGtggatttgaaaaaaatattcttcagtcTCTCTGAGATTTTAGTTTGTCATGGAATTTGAACTGAACTCTCAAACTCCCTCTGGGACATTCCTGTCTTAAGCCTAATCTTAATTAATCATCTCCAATTTAATCCTGAATTAATCTCCCCAGAAATTTGGGCAAAAGGTAAACAGGTTTATGGTTTGAGTACGATATCAAACTAGTAACAAACAATTCTTGATAATATTTTTGTGCTATCAGGGTAGAAATTTAGCCATTAGCCCTTCAGAGACAAGAGCTGGGCTTTAGTTTTAGTAAAACTGCTCTAGTCTGTTTCTTCTCCAAACTGTGGCACATCCTCACAGAAGAGAGAGCTGTAGTGATTGGATGTATTAATTGCTCATGGGATGACTCTGCCAATCTCCAGTGGATGTTTAACAGCCAGATGTGCTGTCATAACACATGCAGTGAGACAGGAAAGTCAGATCCATGATGTGACATTcaagaaagcagaattttacATGCAAAGGGAGTTTGTTAAGAGAGTCTGAGGAGTGTCTGGCCTTCCCTACAAGAAAATTCTAAAAAGACTGTGCCTGTCTGGCACAGTGATGTGAAGGCCAATGGTACCATGACTGATTTCCAAACACTGGGGAGAAAAACAGCTCTGAAGTGAAAACCAATCAACATAAATGGCAAAGAACCAATTTAGATTGGAAGTGAGCTTAAAAATAATGACGTCTTCTGTCTGAGCAGTGATGTCTGAACAACCTCCCCAAGAGGGGAAGTGAAGGATAAAAAAGCCCACCCTGCAATCAACTTCTGAAAAGGAGAGAGACTCACAAGGATCTCCCTTTCACTGCTTGCCTCTGTCAATACCGTAGCCTTCACAAAGACCTCACTTGTATAATGAACAAATGTGCAAAAGGACGTGgaaatagaaatggaaataataataataataataataataataataatagtagtagtagtagtagtaataacaACAACCTAAGCATTTCAGAGAAGCAAATTAGAAATAAACCCCCAGACTCTATCTTATAAAGTCTGAACTTCATGCTTTTTTCCTATCACTGATCAGAATAAACATtgtttctgctgtgtttcacaACCAGAAAAGTTGGGTTATTTCACAGAAACTCAGTCGCTCCAAGCTTaggagaaaacaggaaaaatatttttccaccACCAACTGGTTTGGCCTCATATGTTGCATATGCCACACTCACAATCTTTTCAGCATTAGTCAAAACATCCTGTACTGTCACCTTGATGCCAACCTACAAGGAAGAAGGTGGTGGAGGAAGGAGACAAAAAAGGTATTTACATCATAGTCAGTTGATTTGAGACAATACAGTGCAGTTTTTATCAGTCCCTTACACCTAAAGCATAAAGGTAAAAAACCTGCTCTAATCACTGATACATCTCTGGTCATCACAATATTCAGTCAGCTCTGAAAGGTTTTTTAGTAGCACAAATTTTATGTTTGTTTAGCATCACTTGTAGGGTAGAATTATAAAAACAGGAAAGACAGTTAGATGTAGTGTTATGgatattttcttccattttcttctgtggCATTTGGAATCCCCATCTGAATGAGTTCCTAAGATCTGTACATGCAAAAAAAGTGTGCTTAGGGgtgcaaagcaaaatgaaacactTGAATATGAAACACTGGATTCGATCCTGTGGCATAGGCCTGACACACATCAAAATTAggttttttctaatttttagaAACTTTTGGAATACATTACCTGTGAGATGCATCACTCCCATTAATAATAATGGGATTTGAACACAGGCACAATGCACAAAAAGCATCCCCAAAGTTCAGTTCTGATTTGAAGTGATCAGGCAAGGCATTGCACACTGACTGCAGTATGAAGATTAGGATCATGTGTACACCTGACATATGTACATTTGTATCAAAAGTCTCTAAAACGATTTGAACTTCACCTGTTCTGTGGATCTGGCCTGGACCAACACCACCTCTCCCATCCTGCCCACTACACCTGCCAAAAGCTTCAATTCTTCAGGGCCCAGTTGCTACTCTGACATGGATTATTTCACAGGAAACACACAACTGCAACACTCTGAAAGGAGTGCCATTAGGCAGTTTTTATTGTTCAGATATCTGCAAATATCTGGAGCAAATAAACCTGGAGCCACgctgtgctcctctgctgctcccacctctgCTCTATTCCTTCGACACCTTTAGAAAAAAAGTGTGCTGATCTCTTACCTCCATGCTGGTTTTGAATGCTCTGTTCACCTTTGTTCTGATGGCAATAATTTGTCCAACCCTGTTAAGAAGAGTAAGACCTTATAGAAGGCAAACATGCAGCTTTATAAGGGCTTGAACCTGCCTCTCTGTGTACTTCTAAAAGTGGTAAAGAACATCTCATTAATCAGTCTGTGTCTTCCACACTGCACTGAGAATTCActgaaaaaaagtgaatttttcacTGTGTTCAATTCAACACTGTTATTCTCCAGTCAGACTTGGTCAATAAAATTAGAGCCACTGCACAACCTTAATGGCAACATTCCTTCTCTCTGCTGGTGTCTGAATGGCAGCGGGTGTGCTCAGGTACACCCAGGAATTCTGGCTTTGCTCACAAGCACATCCTGCAGAAATCACGGAGTACAtacagctgcaggagcactcAGATACACTCCACAAGCACCTCTGGCACACAGGTATGTGCACACGAGGAGATAACCCCAGGGAAAAAGTGCTCTTGGATGGGGAGAGAGTTTGTGTTCCAAGTCTTGGCCAAGAACAGGactgcttttcccttctgtgCTAACATCATCCCTCTGAAAACCACTCTTCCCCATTTACCTACATAAAACAACTAAACagaatttttactttattatcTGGTAAAAATTCTAGAGATTCTGGATTATTAGACAATTATCGAATGTGATTTCATTATATTatctatattttaatttttattatattatttattttattatatattaccTTTTAAATTCTCCTTATTGTGTCatcaaaacaaatttaaatgaggaggtattttctttccttctggaatTCCTAAAGCACCTGCTCCATGTTGAAAACAGGAGCAAGCCTTGTTTCCAAAGCCCTCAAATCCCAGCCCTAAGCAGTGCTGAGAGGGTGGCAGGAAGGCAGTTTGCCCTCAAGTTTTCCCAGTGAGCAGTAAGTAAAAGGACACAGTGTGCAGGGTAAGCCAGAGCCACGGCCAAAACAGAAGGGTGTCAGGCCACTGCCTCCAGGAAATTCAAACTGAGCTACAAATGCtgaagagcagccctggggcaggaaaAGTGGAGCTAATTACAGCCAAGACTGAAGTAAAATGTAACTCAGAGCACTTGGGTACTGACAAAACATTCACAGCAAAGGATTTTGCACATTTGCCACcccagtttatttaaaaataacaacaacaacaacaacaataataatagctGCTTACTAATTTAAATGAATGAAGTTGGGACATTTAAAGGTAAAGGCTTACTTAAATTGCTTGTTCCACTGCAGAAGtagaatgggaaatgggaaataggaaacctgctcctgcagaggaCCTGACAGGAACAACAAACTACGCAGCAATTTTTTACACAGCAAATTTCTTTCTTGTACTCACCCAAGAACACAGGTGGAATCCTTTGGGTGGACAGGGCAGGGGAAATGGTCAGTGCAAAGAACCAAGACCATCTGCAGGTGCACAGCCCTCATTAGCTTCTGCAGGAGATGCTCAAAATCATTTCAGAAgtttttgcattatttattgcaaagaaaaagcagaactgtTAAGGCAATTGTTCCCAACCGCACAGCTGAGGGAGccaccagctccctcccagAAAGGAGAGTGGTCAGAGCTACAGATTTGCAGGGGCAGAAGTCACACAGCACCACACTTCCACTTAAAACTGTCAGAAATTTACCAGAATGAAGTGACTATCATTCACAGACAGAAAActaacaaaatttaaataaatggaatttaaaatcaGATGTGTCAACTGAACTGCTGTGTATTGCAAGAAAAGGAAGATGTTATCATGGTATAAGGCTAAGTTTTGAACTATATAGATGTGTGGCAATTTCTCTTTACATAATAAACACAGAAGACTTAATCCCTGCAGAAGATTTAGCCACCTGGTTTAGGTAAATAAACCTTACAGTAAGCCACTTATTTAAAAACTATCTTATTAATTTACCAGAGAGAGAAGCAAGAACTCCTTTATTTATGCAAAATGTTTGTATAATGAACTAGATCTGGCAAAATTTAGGAAATTGCACATTAAGCTACAAGAAGGATGTTAGGGATGACctggcagagaaaaataatttcttaaataatttctttcacagTTACAAGATCAGTACCTGAAATTCTTGTTACAAATGGAACATTGGTATtacaagggagaaaaaaaagagaaatattcagaaacaaatttggaaggaaaagtattttcatcatattccagcagctctgttctGCTCTCATGAAACAAGACAGAAAAGGGCTCTGAAGCTACTAACCCTGAACTATTACACCTGAAAGGGAAACATTACCCTAACTTTGATCAGTTTTCACAAACAGGACTTTTTCctaaagacaaaattaaaaacacagagcAATTCCAGGCAGTACGAACATTTCAATATTGTGAAACACACCAAGAAATTCTCTTTTGAGTTCCAGAATTGGTATGATTGTGTTGTCTTTTGTCACTGGCGTTAGTTCTTGCTCTAATGGGCACTGCCCTAACAGTCTCAAGTCTGAGTGGATGCTTATTTTACACTTATGAACAGTTTTTAACTGCCATCATCTGTACCTCTGGCAGCCAGTGTTGCTGTGTTCACAGCCACAAAAACTGCATGTGCACTGCTCTATGCAACCAGGTCTATCCCATCTAACCACTCCCTAATTCCCAGATTGCTCTGTGTGAAACCacacaaaacccacaaagaAACCTTTAGGTTTCTGTAAAGGTGTGGTTTAGGAATAAAGGGCCCATTTCCTCTTACAGTGTCTTTTATCCCATTGAAAACCATGAGAAATGGTAAAACAAGTTCAGTCCTGTGTTATCTTGTAGACTCAGTTAATTCAGTGCTCAGTGAATGTAAaacatttatcttttttataaAATAGCTGAAAGAGAAAGATGTTAAGAAATGAACCGAAAGAGACCTTGCAGCAATAAAAACACTGATAACAGTAAGTTTTATAGGTAATATTGCTTATTTAAAAGAGATAAGCAGTGGCCTGCAGCCATTCCCCAGAGCCAGAGACCACTGGGCCATCATTTTCTCACCAGGCATCTCAACTGCCAAGTGAAGTTAACAAGAGTTTATTTCTGCCCTGTGAGATGGATCTGCTCTCTGGAAGGGTCAGGCTATCACAGGTAGAAAAGAGCAGTTTTGAGACTCAGCCCTGTGGCTGTGGTGAGTTCACAGGTCTGCTCTCTCCCATTTTATAATGCCTCAGTTTATCTCTGCCAAATAAGAGTCTGCAGAACGGAAACATCTGACTGTTGTCAGTTGGTTTGTACCTGGCAGCCTCTTCAAACTGAATGTCATCCATGGACGCTGTCACGCAGGACACCCCAGCATGTTTCTCAGCTTCAAAAGAGACACAGGGGCACACGGTTACCACTCTGCACCTGCAGGCAGCTACTCACCCGT from Ammospiza nelsoni isolate bAmmNel1 chromosome W, bAmmNel1.pri, whole genome shotgun sequence harbors:
- the LOC132086098 gene encoding acetyl-coenzyme A thioesterase-like translates to MAVYMCRALLPAHAGPCGELGAGPLLRWMDAAACLAAEKHAGVSCVTASMDDIQFEEAARVGQIIAIRTKVNRAFKTSMEVGIKVTVQDVLTNAEKIVSVAYATYEAKPVGEAKVELKPVQLLSAEDHLEHILAIERRIIHLGYVQVFQKLMQESNKEGVFSTQHRRYL